The proteins below are encoded in one region of Pangasianodon hypophthalmus isolate fPanHyp1 chromosome 6, fPanHyp1.pri, whole genome shotgun sequence:
- the rassf9 gene encoding ras association domain-containing protein 9 isoform X1, with protein sequence MESSAVGVRGLAYSVGDTAVGSYGGSGSSYSSALLFSSHTCRSKETEETPAKEVQVLVGKEEKVVSGVTKHTTCADVVQALLEDHKTIPESKRFLHGEPKEFCLLERWKGFERALPPLTRILRLWNAWGDERPFVQFVLVKTSEFVPKRASKSKGLRSKRWEQGPAQYARNLPVERQKRMVKKAFRKLEKMQKEGSSEGSEEIDKMVQLIISQDYTIRQQLHQIRDLDLELELVEQQLKESCVPDSGLTESANSQLLSLSISQCEDQLQEYLYTSDGIAQLDLQVLRHQELIDELSRAIDLELRKAVCTLDTEELEGATAASPALEFDPISALSSAESLELDTLRTELEASMRAGISLHTQTQDLEKELQHNTTLLQSRNQEYQYLIAQLSSMQLEDCAEPPNPVYLKSPVRPGVSQKTAGTLRQKLSPSDVTDTDSDTGISSTHSQDSLSPCVDRQPPVDTDV encoded by the exons ATGGAGAGCTCTGCTGTAGGAGTGAGAGGACTTGCTTACAGTGTAGGCGACACTGCTGTTGGATCATATGGTGGCTCAGGCTCGAGTTACTCCTCAGCTCTGCTcttcagctcacacacatgcag gtctaaagagacagaggagacaCCAGCAAAAGAAGTCCAAGTTTTAGTAGGCAAAGAGGAGAAAGTTGTTTCTGGTGTCACCAAGCATACAACCTGTGCTGATGTGGTTCAGGCTTTACTGGAAGACCATAAGACCATACCAGAAAGTAAAAGATTCCTACATGGAGAGCCAAAAGAGTTCTGTCTCCTGGAGCGGTGGAAGGGGTTTGAAAGGGCTCTGCCTCCCCTCACGCGTATCCTCCGTTTGTGGAATGCATGGGGTGATGAGAGACCCTTCgtacagtttgttttagtgaaGACTAGTGAGTTTGTACCCAAAAGGGCTTCAAAGTCTAAGGGACTTAGGTCTAAGAGATGGGAGCAGGGTCCAGCTCAGTATGCCAGGAACCTTCCTGTGGAGCGCCAGAAACGCATGGTGAAGAAGGCCTTCCGCAAACTGGAGAAAATGCAGAAGGAAGGAAGCTCAGAGGGTTCTGAGGAAATTGACAAAATGGTGCAACTTATCATCTCCCAGGACTACACCATCCGACAGCAGCTTCACCAGATACGGGATCTGGACCTGGAGCTCGAGCTTGTGGAGCAGCAGCTGAAAGAAAGCTGTGTGCCTGATTCAGGGCTCACTGAGAGTGCCAATAGTCAATTGCTTTCTTTATCTATATCCCAGTGTGAGGACCAACTGCAGGAATACTTGTATACCAGTGATGGTATTGCACAACTGGACCTACAGGTGCTCAGACATCAGGAACTCATTGATGAGCTTTCTAGAGCCATTGACCTGGAGCTGAGGAAAGCTGTTTGCACATTGGACACTGAGGAACTTGAAGGGGCAACAGCTGCAAGTCCTGCTTTGGAGTTTGACCCCATCTCTGCCCTGTCGTCTGCAGAATCTTTAGAGCTGGATACCTTGCGGACTGAGTTGGAGGCAAGTATGAGAGCAGGAATTTCCCTCCACACCCAAACCCAGGACCTTGAAAAGGAGcttcagcataacacaacattGCTGCAGTCCAGGAACCAGGAGTACCAGTACCTTATTGCACAGCTGAGCTCAATGCAGCTGGAGGACTGTGCTGAGCCACCCAACCCTGTTTACCTGAAGAGCCCAGTCAGGCCTGGTGTCTCTCAGAAGACCGCAGGGACACTTAGACAGAAACTTTCACCTAGTGATGTGACAGACACAGACTCGGACACTGGTATAAGCTCCACTCATAGTCAGGACTCACTGTCTCCTTGTGTGGACAGACAGCCCCCCGTGGACACTGATGTCTAA
- the rassf9 gene encoding ras association domain-containing protein 9 isoform X2 has product MAPFGRNFLKARLKSRSKETEETPAKEVQVLVGKEEKVVSGVTKHTTCADVVQALLEDHKTIPESKRFLHGEPKEFCLLERWKGFERALPPLTRILRLWNAWGDERPFVQFVLVKTSEFVPKRASKSKGLRSKRWEQGPAQYARNLPVERQKRMVKKAFRKLEKMQKEGSSEGSEEIDKMVQLIISQDYTIRQQLHQIRDLDLELELVEQQLKESCVPDSGLTESANSQLLSLSISQCEDQLQEYLYTSDGIAQLDLQVLRHQELIDELSRAIDLELRKAVCTLDTEELEGATAASPALEFDPISALSSAESLELDTLRTELEASMRAGISLHTQTQDLEKELQHNTTLLQSRNQEYQYLIAQLSSMQLEDCAEPPNPVYLKSPVRPGVSQKTAGTLRQKLSPSDVTDTDSDTGISSTHSQDSLSPCVDRQPPVDTDV; this is encoded by the exons ATGGCGCCGTTTGGACGAAACTTTCTGAAAGCACGACTGAAAAGCAG gtctaaagagacagaggagacaCCAGCAAAAGAAGTCCAAGTTTTAGTAGGCAAAGAGGAGAAAGTTGTTTCTGGTGTCACCAAGCATACAACCTGTGCTGATGTGGTTCAGGCTTTACTGGAAGACCATAAGACCATACCAGAAAGTAAAAGATTCCTACATGGAGAGCCAAAAGAGTTCTGTCTCCTGGAGCGGTGGAAGGGGTTTGAAAGGGCTCTGCCTCCCCTCACGCGTATCCTCCGTTTGTGGAATGCATGGGGTGATGAGAGACCCTTCgtacagtttgttttagtgaaGACTAGTGAGTTTGTACCCAAAAGGGCTTCAAAGTCTAAGGGACTTAGGTCTAAGAGATGGGAGCAGGGTCCAGCTCAGTATGCCAGGAACCTTCCTGTGGAGCGCCAGAAACGCATGGTGAAGAAGGCCTTCCGCAAACTGGAGAAAATGCAGAAGGAAGGAAGCTCAGAGGGTTCTGAGGAAATTGACAAAATGGTGCAACTTATCATCTCCCAGGACTACACCATCCGACAGCAGCTTCACCAGATACGGGATCTGGACCTGGAGCTCGAGCTTGTGGAGCAGCAGCTGAAAGAAAGCTGTGTGCCTGATTCAGGGCTCACTGAGAGTGCCAATAGTCAATTGCTTTCTTTATCTATATCCCAGTGTGAGGACCAACTGCAGGAATACTTGTATACCAGTGATGGTATTGCACAACTGGACCTACAGGTGCTCAGACATCAGGAACTCATTGATGAGCTTTCTAGAGCCATTGACCTGGAGCTGAGGAAAGCTGTTTGCACATTGGACACTGAGGAACTTGAAGGGGCAACAGCTGCAAGTCCTGCTTTGGAGTTTGACCCCATCTCTGCCCTGTCGTCTGCAGAATCTTTAGAGCTGGATACCTTGCGGACTGAGTTGGAGGCAAGTATGAGAGCAGGAATTTCCCTCCACACCCAAACCCAGGACCTTGAAAAGGAGcttcagcataacacaacattGCTGCAGTCCAGGAACCAGGAGTACCAGTACCTTATTGCACAGCTGAGCTCAATGCAGCTGGAGGACTGTGCTGAGCCACCCAACCCTGTTTACCTGAAGAGCCCAGTCAGGCCTGGTGTCTCTCAGAAGACCGCAGGGACACTTAGACAGAAACTTTCACCTAGTGATGTGACAGACACAGACTCGGACACTGGTATAAGCTCCACTCATAGTCAGGACTCACTGTCTCCTTGTGTGGACAGACAGCCCCCCGTGGACACTGATGTCTAA